The window TTCATAGGTTCATGCACTAACGGTAGGTTAAGTGACCTTGAGGTTGCCGCCAAGATACTTAAGAATGGGAGGGTTAAGGCGAGGTGCGTGGCTATCCCAGCATCAAGGGACTTATTCATGAAGGCCCTTAACGCTGGTTACGTGGAGACGTTAACTAAGGCGGGTTGCGTGGTTACGTATGGTACATGTGGGCCATGCTTAGGAGGGCACTTTGGTGTAATTGGGCCAGGGGAAACGGCTGTGTCCACCGGTAGTAGGAATTTTAAGGGTAGGATGGGGTCACCTGAAGGTAAGGTTTACCTAGCTAATGCAGCCACTGCAGCAGCCACGGCGCTTGAAGGTAAGTTAACGGACCCCAGGAAGTATCTTCAACCCTGAGTTTGACTTAAACCAGTGTCCTGATTACCTGCATTTCCCTGACCCTCAGCTTCACTTGGCCTTGAGGCTTGCCTCTTAGCCTCATTACGGATAACGTCAAGGAATGTGGTGAAGCGCCACTTCCACACCCTGAAGGCCTCCTTAAGCAGGTTCACCATACTCATGTTACCGTAGTTCTCAATCCAAAAGACGTACTTATCCTCATCCCAATCCACCACCAGTGAGCCACTGCAAGCCTCCTCGCACGTCTTCCAGTTATCGAAAGTACACTGCAGTGGGTCCGTGATCACGAATTCATTATTGTTCTTAGCGATGCCCCTGCATGATTCAAGGCATGATGCGCACCTCTCATCCTTTGGGTTAAGTAACTGAACCTTGGGGTAGTAGTAGTATGATGCTAGGCATGCCTGCCACTTAGCATGATCCCTGGCTCTACCTAACTTGGCGTAAGCCTCAATGGTCAACACCTGGCCCTTACCCATCTTAACTATTAACGTGTCCGGGTAGACGGGGGCAAAGTCTGGGTCATCTGGGATTAAGTCCTTAGCGTAAACCGACACTAACTGGTCATTAGCTTTAACGCTTAACTGGTACCTAACCTGGCATAGGCTTGGGTCAACTAATTCATCCTCACATTCCTCAATCTTAGGTAACTTCTCTAGGTTTGTCTTAAGCGGGATCATGGATAACCTATGCGCGAGAACCTCATCATACATTACGGTAGTGTTATCAAGCACAATCACCCTATCAATGGCTAGCACAGGCACATCAGTGATTAGTATTCTCCTAAGTGAGTTAACTAGACTTGGCTTAACACCCTCCATCACTAATTTCAAGTAATCATCACTGTACTGGAGAACCTTAACCGATACCACATGCCCCACTGGCTGGGTATTTTATAAACCTTAATTAGTGTTGGTGAAGGCTGCTAAGTGAGGGTGACGAAAGTTAAATTAAGGTTAAGGTGAAGAGCCAGTGTGGGGATTACTGAGAAGTTCATTGAGGCCTTCCTAGCAATATACAGGGACTATAAGGGTAAGTGGGGTATAATGGATGTGTACGCGTATAGGACTCAAGGTAAGTCAACTAAGGCCTTCGCGTCCTTAATAATCAACATTGGAGGTAACCCAAGAACCATAAACGCGTACTTATTCTCCACTGGGAAGGTAATGATAGTGACGGACGTAACCCCAGTCTTCAGGGGTAAGGTTAACTGCACTGGTTCATTCACAAGGGCTACAGTGGACATGTACCTACCCCCTGAGGAGTATAATCTATGCATCAGTGAGGGTATTAATGGTTCCCGAGGCATCCTACTAGCCTTAACTAAGGATTATGGTGAAGAGAGGATTATGCTTTATAGTGAGGTTGACCAAGGATCATTGAATTATAATTCCCTAGTTAAGGTACTGGGTGAGGTTAAGGACATACTGCATAAGCTCTTCACTGCTCAGTGAAGAGTGGCCGTATTAACTCAACCTCAACCTCATCACCCTCATCGTAACCCTCCCTATTTTCAGGAACCGTGAGGATCCCATTACCCTTAACTAACGTAGTCAACACGCCACTACCCGTTAATGCAAGTGGCTCAACGTAAACTTTACCATCCTTACCCAAGTAGGCCCTCACCCTAACGAAAGACCTAGTGTTTATGGGTGTTGCAACCCTCCTGGTTAAAATACCCCTAATTCTAGGCCTAGGTTCATCAACGGCATTCATCATGTGGAGTAGGATAGGCTTAACGAGGACCTCGAAGCCCGTTAATGATGCCACTGGGAAGCCGCTCAGCATGAATACTGGTTTACCGTCCTTTACTGCAACACTATTTGGTTTACCTGGCCTAATGGCTAACCCATGGTTCAGGTACTCCGGCTTTAAATCAGCCACAGCCCTTATTGTGTAATCAATCCTACCCACCGAGGCACCGCCCGTCGTCACCACTGCGTCATGGTTAATGAGCGCCTTAGAAACGTGATCCCTTATCGCCTGCTCATCATCAGGTAACTTAAGGTAATCAACAGTGCACCCAATGCCCCTAAGCATTGCAGTCAACACGAACCTAGTACTATTAATCACCCTACCTGGCGGTAAGCCACCCTTTAAGGTATCCTCAACCTCAACTAGCTCATTACCGGTGACTATCAGCATGACCTTGGGTTCATAAACCTTAACCTTAACAACACCCATTGAGGCTAATACGCCCAAGTCCCAAGGCTTAATTAAAGTACCCTTCCTGAATATTAACTCACCCTTAGCAACATCCTCACCCATCCTAGATACGTTATCCATGGGTGCCACAGGCCTATAAACCTCAACGTAATCCCCCCTCCTACCCGTATTCTCATACATAACCACCGCGTCAGCACCAGGGGGAAGAGGCGCACCCGTGGCTATTTCCACGGCCTCACCTTGATTCACAGGGTACTTCCCAGGCTCCTCCCCAACAGGTAGGTAACCCTTAACCCTCAGTATTGATGGGTTAGTTGGAGAAGCACCGAAAGTGTCAATACTCCTCACCGCATACCCATCAACAGCGGATCTATTGAACGGTGGCACGTTAACATTTGAGTACACGTCCTCAGCCAGATACTTGCCCACCGCATCAATTAAATCAACCTCAGTTACATTGGGCGTATGCTTAATGAACATCAACACCTCCCTTAACACAACATCAACAGGCTTAACCTCCCTAAACCCCTTACCGGCAACATCCCCCATTAATTCACTTCAGTCTCACTGCGTTTTAAATCCTTGCAGTGAACCGAAGCCATTAATTGGAATTAAACTTAAATACGCCTCAACGTGAAGGAGCCTTAGCCTAAATGGTGATGATTAGTGACACTTTACATTAGGGAGAGTGAGGTGAATAGGCTGCTTACTTACGGTGAAGTAATTAAGGCTGTTGAGGATGGGTTTAGGCTACTTGGAACCGGTGAGGCAATTAACATACCTAGGCGTAGGGTTGTATTACCTAACGCTGTGCTTCATGTTCTTCAAAGTGGCGTCTTAGGCGGCTATAATGTTGCTGGTTTAAAGGCATACATGAGCACTAGGCAGGGGACTAGGTTCATTGTCCTATTATTCAGTGTGAGCACCGGTGAATTACTCGCGATTATTGAGGCCGATAGGCTTGGTCAAGTGAG is drawn from Caldivirga sp. and contains these coding sequences:
- a CDS encoding DNA-directed RNA polymerase subunit D; translation: MGHVVSVKVLQYSDDYLKLVMEGVKPSLVNSLRRILITDVPVLAIDRVIVLDNTTVMYDEVLAHRLSMIPLKTNLEKLPKIEECEDELVDPSLCQVRYQLSVKANDQLVSVYAKDLIPDDPDFAPVYPDTLIVKMGKGQVLTIEAYAKLGRARDHAKWQACLASYYYYPKVQLLNPKDERCASCLESCRGIAKNNNEFVITDPLQCTFDNWKTCEEACSGSLVVDWDEDKYVFWIENYGNMSMVNLLKEAFRVWKWRFTTFLDVIRNEAKRQASRPSEAEGQGNAGNQDTGLSQTQG
- the glp gene encoding gephyrin-like molybdotransferase Glp, yielding MGDVAGKGFREVKPVDVVLREVLMFIKHTPNVTEVDLIDAVGKYLAEDVYSNVNVPPFNRSAVDGYAVRSIDTFGASPTNPSILRVKGYLPVGEEPGKYPVNQGEAVEIATGAPLPPGADAVVMYENTGRRGDYVEVYRPVAPMDNVSRMGEDVAKGELIFRKGTLIKPWDLGVLASMGVVKVKVYEPKVMLIVTGNELVEVEDTLKGGLPPGRVINSTRFVLTAMLRGIGCTVDYLKLPDDEQAIRDHVSKALINHDAVVTTGGASVGRIDYTIRAVADLKPEYLNHGLAIRPGKPNSVAVKDGKPVFMLSGFPVASLTGFEVLVKPILLHMMNAVDEPRPRIRGILTRRVATPINTRSFVRVRAYLGKDGKVYVEPLALTGSGVLTTLVKGNGILTVPENREGYDEGDEVEVELIRPLFTEQ